The following nucleotide sequence is from Gemmatimonadaceae bacterium.
CGCGGTCGTGCCCGGGGTGATCTCCGCGTAGCCGCTCCCCGCCACTTCCACCGTGCCAGTGAACGCGCGGTTGGTGAGGTTGACCGCCACCAGCACGTCCTCCGTGGCGTCCGACCGCACGAAGGTGATCACGCGATCCTCGTCGCTGTTCCGCACCCACGTGGTGTGTCCGCGCCGCAGCGCCGAATGCGCGCGGCGCAGCGGAATGATGCCGTCGTAGAATTTCGGGAACTCCGGCCGGCGGTCCGTCATCGCCCACCAGACGTTCAACTTCTCGAACAGCGCCGGGGCGAAGCTCTCGGTGGCGTCCCCCACCTCGTTGCCGTTGTACAGCAGCGGCACGCCGTCCATCGTGAACACCAGCGCGGCCGCGGCCAGGGCCGCCCGCTCGCCAAAGAAGGTGATGGCGCGCTTCTCGTCGTGATCGTCGAAGATCCCCATGTGCAACGCGCCCCTGGGGTAGACGCGGCGCTCCGCTTCCCACTCCTCACGCACCGCGCGGGCGCTGCGAGTGCCGAGGATCGCATCCTTGAGCGCGTGGTACCCAGGCCAGCCGTAGTCGAGGTCGAAGGCGTTGGCCAGCAACTCCGGCTCGTGCGACTCGGCCAGCATCATGATCTCCGGCTTGATCTTCTCGAGGTTGCGCCGGGCCTCCTCCCAGAAATCGGTTGGCACCTCGCCGGCCACGTCGCACCGGTAGCCGTCGAGATCGAACTCCCTGAGCCAGTACTGCAGGACGCCGTGCATGTACGCGCGCGTGACCGGAGTCGCGTAGTTGAGCGCCGCCACGTCCGTCCAGTCGTACGGCGACAGGATCTGCCCCGACGCATCACGCTTGTAGTAGGCGGGCGTCTTCATCAGCACGTTGTCCCACGACGTGTGATTGGCCACGATGTCGATGATGACCTTGAGGCCGACGCGGTGAGCCTCGGCGACCAGCTTCTTCAGGTCAGCCTTCGTGCCATAGGCCGGATTTACATCCATGTAGTCCCGTACGGCATAGGGACTGCCGATGCTCCCCTTCTTCTTCACTTCCCCAATGGGATGGATGGGCATCAGCCAGACGACGGTGACGCCGAGCTTTTGCAGCTCTGGCAGCCGCGCG
It contains:
- a CDS encoding alpha-amylase family glycosyl hydrolase; its protein translation is MLTPVSALTRRRLAPALVLGLWALGAPLASHAQARRDVHAIDARPVAPWVRDGVIYELNVRTFSPEGTFNAVTARLPELQKLGVTVVWLMPIHPIGEVKKKGSIGSPYAVRDYMDVNPAYGTKADLKKLVAEAHRVGLKVIIDIVANHTSWDNVLMKTPAYYKRDASGQILSPYDWTDVAALNYATPVTRAYMHGVLQYWLREFDLDGYRCDVAGEVPTDFWEEARRNLEKIKPEIMMLAESHEPELLANAFDLDYGWPGYHALKDAILGTRSARAVREEWEAERRVYPRGALHMGIFDDHDEKRAITFFGERAALAAAALVFTMDGVPLLYNGNEVGDATESFAPALFEKLNVWWAMTDRRPEFPKFYDGIIPLRRAHSALRRGHTTWVRNSDEDRVITFVRSDATEDVLVAVNLTNRAFTGTVEVAGSGYAEITPGTTAAAAAAVPVLTLDPWGVRIFRKAK